A part of Pirellulales bacterium genomic DNA contains:
- a CDS encoding type II secretion system F family protein, with product MDPILLISIAAFLGVSALVAGLLTLFKADTENRVEDRLDLLINSRSAAQAEARSAASVLHRPLDAVPGMFDFVLTRFGRVRLLFDQADTALRPTQFFAVSAALGCAAFAASAYAGLNLAIAPAAAGAAASLPLMWLVFRRKKRLKKFGAQLPDAMELIARALRAGHSLAAGFNLVQDEMAAPVGREFGRVFEETNLGIPMEDALNSLTERVPNLDLRFFATAVILQRQTGGDLAEILDKIGYIIRERFKIYGQVQALTGEGRLSGAVLLALPPALFLAVYRMNHDYIMMLFTDPMGKQMLMGAIGLQVMGALAIRKIINIKV from the coding sequence ATGGACCCAATCCTTCTGATCTCGATCGCGGCCTTCCTCGGCGTCTCGGCGCTGGTGGCCGGCCTGTTGACGCTGTTCAAGGCCGATACCGAAAACCGCGTCGAAGACCGCCTCGACTTGTTGATCAACAGCCGAAGCGCTGCCCAAGCCGAGGCACGCTCCGCGGCCAGCGTGCTGCACCGCCCGCTCGACGCCGTGCCGGGTATGTTCGACTTCGTGCTGACCCGTTTCGGCCGCGTGCGGCTGCTCTTCGATCAAGCGGACACCGCGTTGAGGCCAACGCAGTTCTTCGCCGTTTCGGCGGCCTTGGGCTGTGCCGCTTTTGCCGCATCGGCCTACGCCGGATTGAACCTGGCGATCGCTCCCGCGGCGGCAGGAGCGGCTGCCAGCCTGCCGCTGATGTGGCTCGTCTTTCGACGAAAGAAGCGACTGAAGAAGTTTGGCGCACAGTTGCCCGACGCGATGGAATTGATCGCCCGCGCCCTTCGTGCCGGCCATAGCCTGGCGGCGGGCTTCAATCTGGTGCAGGACGAAATGGCCGCGCCGGTCGGCCGCGAGTTTGGCCGCGTGTTCGAGGAAACGAACCTCGGCATTCCGATGGAAGACGCCTTGAACTCGCTCACCGAACGCGTGCCGAACCTCGACCTGCGGTTTTTCGCCACCGCGGTCATCCTGCAACGTCAGACGGGCGGCGATCTGGCCGAAATCCTCGACAAGATCGGGTACATCATACGCGAACGGTTCAAAATCTATGGCCAGGTGCAAGCGCTGACCGGCGAAGGACGGCTGTCGGGCGCGGTCCTGCTCGCTCTGCCCCCGGCCTTGTTTTTGGCCGTGTATCGCATGAACCACGACTACATCATGATGCTGTTCACCGACCCCATGGGCAAACAGATGCTCATGGGGGCCATTGGGTTGCAGGTCATGGGGGCGCTGGCGATCCGGAAAATCATCAATATCAAAGTGTAA
- a CDS encoding CpaF family protein — translation MAKTIAPPVRPGERTSESNFEELKRKIHGKLVDKLDLSKVGDLDGEVLRREIRLVIEHLCDAEETLLNRNERERLVEEVLDETFGLGPLELLLKDPTISDILINGPKNIYCERRGKMEKTPVTFRDNAHLLQIIDRIVSRVGRRVDEVCPMVDARLPDGSRVNAIIPPLALDGAAVSIRRFGANPLKLEDLLNYKAFTPEMVMLLEGAIKARLNIVISGGTGSGKTTLLNTLSSFISNSDRIVTIEDAAELQLQQDHIVRLETRPANIEGKGAITATDLVRNALRMRPERIIIGECRGPETLDMLQAMNTGHEGSLTTIHANSPRDGVARIETMIMMAGFDLPLKAMRQQIASAVDLIIQANRLQGGPRKITHITEVVGMEQDTIVMQDIYHYAQEGIDERGRAYGRFEATGVRPTFMERLEQAGVRLPASAFRQRVMLVD, via the coding sequence ATGGCAAAGACCATCGCTCCCCCCGTCCGTCCCGGCGAACGCACTTCCGAATCGAACTTCGAAGAACTGAAACGGAAAATCCACGGCAAGCTCGTCGACAAGCTCGACCTGTCGAAGGTCGGCGATCTCGACGGCGAAGTCCTGCGTCGCGAAATCCGCCTGGTGATCGAACACCTCTGCGACGCCGAAGAAACGCTGCTCAACCGCAACGAGCGCGAGCGGCTGGTCGAAGAAGTGCTCGACGAAACGTTCGGTCTCGGTCCGTTGGAGCTGCTGCTCAAAGACCCGACCATCAGCGACATCCTGATCAACGGCCCGAAGAACATTTATTGCGAGCGCCGCGGCAAGATGGAAAAGACCCCGGTGACGTTTCGCGACAACGCGCACCTGCTGCAGATCATCGACCGCATCGTCTCGCGCGTCGGCCGTCGCGTGGACGAGGTCTGCCCGATGGTCGATGCCCGCCTGCCCGACGGCTCGCGCGTGAACGCCATCATTCCACCGCTGGCCTTGGACGGCGCGGCGGTCTCCATTCGCCGCTTCGGGGCCAATCCGCTCAAGCTGGAAGACCTGCTGAACTACAAGGCCTTCACGCCGGAAATGGTGATGCTGTTGGAAGGGGCGATCAAGGCCCGGCTGAACATCGTGATTTCGGGCGGCACCGGCTCCGGCAAAACGACGCTGCTCAACACGCTGTCGAGCTTCATTTCGAACAGCGACCGTATCGTGACGATCGAAGACGCGGCCGAACTTCAGTTGCAGCAAGACCACATCGTGCGGCTGGAAACTCGGCCGGCGAACATCGAGGGCAAAGGCGCCATCACGGCCACCGACCTGGTGCGCAACGCGCTGCGTATGCGGCCGGAGCGAATCATCATCGGCGAGTGCCGCGGACCCGAAACGCTCGACATGCTGCAGGCCATGAACACGGGCCACGAGGGATCGCTGACCACGATCCACGCCAACTCGCCGCGCGACGGCGTGGCCCGCATCGAAACGATGATCATGATGGCCGGCTTCGATCTGCCGCTCAAGGCGATGCGGCAGCAGATCGCCAGCGCGGTGGACCTGATCATTCAGGCCAACCGTTTGCAAGGCGGGCCGCGCAAGATCACGCACATCACCGAGGTGGTGGGCATGGAGCAAGACACGATTGTGATGCAAGACATCTACCATTATGCGCAGGAAGGCATCGACGAGCGCGGCCGTGCTTACGGACGCTTCGAGGCGACCGGCGTGCGGCCCACGTTCATGGAGCGCCTGGAGCAGGCGGGCGTTCGTTTGCCCGCCAGCGCCTTCCGGCAGAGGGTGATGCTCGTTGACTAA